Proteins co-encoded in one Gopherus evgoodei ecotype Sinaloan lineage chromosome 4, rGopEvg1_v1.p, whole genome shotgun sequence genomic window:
- the AHSA1 gene encoding activator of 90 kDa heat shock protein ATPase homolog 1, whose amino-acid sequence MAKWGEGDPRWIVEQRADATNVNNWHWTERDASNWSTEKLKGLFLAVRVENEEGVCEVTEVSKLDGEASINNRKGKLIFFYEWNIKLSWTGTSKSGVKYKGHVEIPNLSDENDVDEVEISISLAKDEPDTNLMVLMKQEGMKKIRNAMSTYISTLKTEFTQGMILPTVNGEQTEPVPQLAAKAEDHKTIASTVTAAPESKPIGVKIPTCKISLKDIFLTSPEELYRVFTTQELVQAFTHAPAIVEADKGGKFHLLDGSVNGKFIDLVPEKQIVMKWRFKSWPSGHFATVTLNFTDKGGETEVCLEGKDIPSSEEERTKQGWQRYYFEGIKQTFGYGARLF is encoded by the exons ATGGCCAAGTGGGGGGAGGGCGACCCGCGCTGGATCGTGGAGCAGCGAGCGGACGCCACCAATGTCAACAACTGGCACTG GACTGAACGGGATGCTTCTAATTGGTCTACAGAGAAGCTGAAAGGTCTGTTTCTGGCGGTGAGAGTAGAGAATGAGGAGGGGGTTTGTGAAGTGACAGAAGTGAGTAAACTGGATGGAGAAGCATCCATCAACAACCGCAAAGGGAAGCTAATATTTTTCTATGAGTGGAATATCAAGCTGTCATGGACAG GCACCTCAAAGTCGGGAGTGAAGTATAAGGGGCATGTGGAGATTCCCAACCTCTCGGATGAAAATGATGTTGATGAAGTTGAG ATCTCCATCAGCCTTGCCAAAGATGAGCCTGACACCAACTTAATGGTCTTGATGAAGCAAGAGGGCATGAAAAAGATCAGGAATGCAATGAGCACTTACATCAGCACGCTCAAAACAG AGTTCACCCAAGGCATGATTTTACCTACAGTAAATGGGGAGCAAACagagccagttcctcagctggcaGCTAAAGCAGAAGACCACAAG ACCATTGCTAGTACTGTCACTGCAGCGCCTGAGTCAAAACCCATAGGCGTCAAGAttcccacctgtaaaatcagTTTGAAGGACATTTTCTTAACATCTCCTGAGGAGCTCTACAGAGTGTTCACTACACAGGAG ctggtccAGGCTTTTACTCACGCGCCGGCAATCgtagaggctgataaaggagggaAGTTCCACTTGCTAGATGGCAGTGTCAACGGCAAGTTCATTGATCTA GTCCCCGAGAAGCAGATTGTTATGAAGTGGAGATTTAAATCTTGGCCATCTG GGCACTTTGCAACTGTTACCTTGAACTTCACTGATAAAGGCGGCGAGACAGAAGTGTGCTTGGAGGGGAAGGACATCCCTTCCAGTGAGGAGGAGAGAACAAAGCAAGGGTGGCAGCGCTACTACTTCGAAGGCATTAAACAGACGTTTGGCTACGGGGCCCGCTTGTTTTAA